ATAACCTGTCTGTGCAGGTGGCAGACTTGGAGAAGCTCTGCTTCGACTGAGAGAAAAGGTAACGCTGAACCTCCTTAACCACACTTGAAGTAGAACTGAAGTAGGTTGAGTAATGAATGTTTTAGGTCGCTATAGTAGGTTAGAGTAGCAGTTGCGTAATGAATGTTTTATTATGGTTGAGTtgagtaattaataaattttaataactgaTTTGATGTTTATTGAATAGTCTCTGTGAAGTAGTAGTTGTGTAGTTAAGTGTAATCAATTTTAGGTGTTTAATTCTTTGTACTTTCAAACCAAAAAACTAGTTTAAAAACATAGGAAATCGACATCtgaaaaacacaaaccaaaaacttaaaacttaaaacttaaaaccaaaATGGATCCTTTTCCCTTAAACTCTCCCGGGTTTGTGAACCTTCTTACTTCTCAGAGCTGTCCCCCAATAGATTTAGGACGTTCTGAGGTTCCAAAAGCTCCGGAAAGGCGGAAGTGGAGCACGAAAGAAGACTTGGTGTTGATcagtgcttggttgaacacCAGCAAGGATCCAATCATTAGCAATGAGCAGAAGGTGGCCCATTTTTGGAAGCGCATAGAGGAGTATGTGAACGCAAGCCCTCTGCTCGTTGGCTCCCTCCCTAGGGAGTGGAGTcaatgtaagcagaggtggggaaggGTAAACGAACAAGTCTGCAAGTTTGTGGGTTGTCATGAAGCTGCTTTGAAGCAGCATGCGAGTGGTGAAAATGAGAATTATGTCATGAAGGTGGCCCATGACATCTTTTCTAATGACTACAATGCAAAGTTCTCCCTTGAACATTGTTGGAGGGAGCTCCGTTTTGATCAAAAATGGAGATCACACTCTTCCTCGCGTGATGGTGCaaaggagaaaaggaaggaGCCAGTAGAGGAGTTAGCTGGCGAGGAAGAAGTCAGGCCTCCGGGTGTGAAGGCTAGCAAAGCAGCCAAACGGAAGAAGCACGTCAATGAAGCCGCCTTTGATCAGATTGAGAGCATTTTAGCGGAGAAAAAGAACATCTCCCGCCAGAAACTCCTTGATAGGTTACTAGCAAAGAATTCAGATACACTTTCTGATCAAGAAATGGCTCTAAAAAACAAACTCATATCTGAAATGCTTTAACTTGGTGAGTGGAATTAATTTTATGAGTTTAATCttcttaaaactttttttaattagttaatgAGTTTGTCTTTCTAGAATTAGTTAATGACTTTGCCTTGCTTTCTTTTGTCTTGCTTTGTATATGCTTTCTTTTGTCTTGCTTTGtatatgttttaataaagtaaactGATAAAGTGTGTATATGCTTTTCATTGCAGGTCACGGGTTCCTGGAGGAGGATGTGTGTGGACGTGGATGGTTGTAGGTCTCGCTTGCTTTATGTATGATGGTAATGTTGTTGCTTGTACTAGTAGGTTATGTCACGGGAGAGTGTAGTATTTTGTCAGTTTCTACACTCGGTTTAGGACCTTCGGATATTATGGGTGTATGTACCCTTCGGATATGTATGATAGTCACGGGTGTATGTACCCAAGACTTGTCTTTTCTACTCACGGGTGGTATGTACCCGAGCTACTTGCTTCATGTCtctcaatatataaaaactatgtCTTTAAGTTGTTTCAAGCATTCTTCTTATCAGTTTCATTTGATAAAACTGTTACCAATATCCATCTTCTTTCTATTACCACTAGAATCTTATTAGGATCACCACACATCACAAGAATCACCACGAGATTCACCACAACAATCACCAATCACCACGCCAATCACCACGAGAATCAGCACAACAATCACCAATCACCACGAGAATCACCACGACAATCACCAATCACCACGAGAATCACCACAACGATCAACACAGCTGGTTGATTGATCTCACCAGGATCACCACACTTGAATCATTCATCTTACCATCGAGCTCCACACTTGGTTCCATTCATCTCAACCTATACTTTTCATCAACCATAGAGGTAAGtaacaaacaaaattatatgtttaataatagatgaaaaaacttaagaaaaagagaataataagtttaaaaatactttaaaaattataaagatgatATAGATATCATCTTAGacggaacaaaaaaataatcttgtCAAATATGAAACCCTActgcataaaaaaatattgataaggataaattagaaaaaatttaagaaaaagagaataataagtttaaaattattttaaaaattataaagatgatATACATATCATCTTAGACGGAACAAAAATAATCTTGTCAAATATGAAACcctaatgaagaaaaaaaattgataaggaaaaattaaagaaaattaagaaaaaaagaattgtaAGGTTAAAAATGATAGACATACCAtatagaagagaaaaaaaatgaaattataagtttaatgaaaataaaaactgaTTTATAACTCACTCCCTATTGCTTTTTGTaggaataaaaaaatcaaaaaatatcatCAACAATGTCTTCATCATCAAGTGATGAAGCAGATGAAGTTTTTGATGAATTCGTCGATGAAGTTGTTGATAATTTCATCGACACAGTAATTGATGGTCACCCCAACAAGTCCAAAAGACGGGCTTATATCGAAAGAGCTTGGGAACAAGGACACAATCAGCTGTGGAACGATTATTTCAATGATAATCTTACATACCCACCGGAAATGTTTAGGAggcgttttcgaatgaacaaatcattgttccttcgcattgtGGAACGTATAAGTAATGAAGTTCCATACTttcagcaaagaagagatgctgCCGGAAGGAACGGGCTATctccacttcaaaagtgtacggcagcGATACGTATGCTCGCATATGGTCAGTCAGGAGATAcatatgacgaatatctccgacttggtgacaGTACAACACGTTTATGTTTGGCAAATTTCACTGATGCAATAATACTATTGTTTGGAGATGAATATCTACGAAGCCCTACAGCCgaggatcttcaacgattaCTCGATGTTGGAGAGGTACGGGGGTTTCTGGGAATGATAggcagcatcgactgtatgcattgggagtggaaaaactgcccaacgGCTTGGAAAGGTCAGTTCACACGGGGTTCAGGAAAGCCGATAATTGTCTTAGAAGCCGTGacatcacaagatctttggatatggcacgcatttTTCAGCTTACCAGGTACActcaacgatatcaatgttcttgatcggtcacctgtttttgatgacatcttaCATGGTCGAGCGCCTAAAGttaagttcaaggtcaacaaccacacttatcgtatggcctactatcttactgacggaatttatccaaactggtcaacatttatccaatccatcccacttcctcaaggtcctaaagccgAGAAATTTGCACAAAAGCAAGAATCCGcaagaaaagatgtcgaacgggcttttggagtattacAGTCGAGGTTTGCAATTGTTAAAAACCCAGCTCTACAAAGGGACAAGGAAAAGATAGGTAAGATAATGAGAacttgtgtcatattgcacaatatgatagtagagaacGAACGACACAGATACGCTCAAATAAATACTTCTGAGTTCGAATCAAGAGAGTCAAGCAGAAGTTCAAAGGTGACAAGCAGAGAAAGTATTCAAGCTGGTGATATGTTAGGCATGCGCAGAGAAGTTCGAGATCAAGAGAAGCATGCtcgtttgaaagctgatttaatggaaaatatttggcaaaagtttggtgatgaagatgaataagctttgtatatttttcaattcaatttatataatctactcttttaatgtattgaataaatagttttcacaaatttaataatatttttaatattttattcatgtattctgaataatttgaattttaaaaaaaaaaaaaatattattattttagtctTATAAACTCTTTCTTCAGGTTCACCAATGCAGAAAAAGACAAATACAAGTTTATAACTATTCATGAacccacaaaaaaaatattaataaaatcatgTGAACCCCACCAATGCTCATGCTCTTAGACAACTCTTTTGTGGTATTCCAAAATTTATCAATACAGTCGTGCGTAAAAAAATCTAAACGCTTCCATTCTCAGGAAAGCTCTCACTTAATTGCGTTTTAGAACGTGAAAGTTTCCCTCCCATTCCTCATAAACACGCACGTGCCGGTCTCTTGTATGTAGCGATATAGATTAGATAAGCTCAAAAGCCACGAGCAACGCACGTGCCGTCTGCAACAGCAGCACATCCTCGTCGATGAATCGACCCCAAACCAAGAATCAGAGCTCCAAGTGGTaacacatcttttttttttttgtaaatttacagTTTTCGTAACATACATCTTTTTATTGAATCTCAAGAAgactttttattacaaaaacaacaacatataATGTCAAAATCTCAAAATCATAGAAACCTAGATAGATATCAGATCAAGATTCCAAATCAGATCTACACTGCCTTGAAAGACTCAAGGCTTCTGTAATGAGCCCACACCCTTTCCACCACCACGGCCTCGTAGTTCTTCGTCACACCACCACCATCCTTCGCCGCAATCTTCAGATCGTACTTTTTCCCGCTGATCACTTGCTCCTTCCCCTCGACTATCTTCACGAACACCAGATTCGCTTTCGATTGCTTGTTATGCTCATCAACCGCATACTTCGCGAGCGAAACCACGTTCGGATCCGATAAGTTGTCGATCTTCTTCCACCCGCCGAGATTGCCTTCCACGACGGCGATGAGAGGGAGGAGGATGAGCGAGAGACAAACCAAAGacttcatcattttttttctttttctttttctttttggatcTTAACGACGGTGTCTTCGTGTTTGATggtttttatagattttttcaaGAAATGGTGTTGCTTTGGAACGTGGGCAGATAGTTCCAGAAATTTACGGACAGCCCTATCATCTTACGCGGTGATGAGTCTATTGTGGTTCTTACACCGTCAGATTTTGACAACTGGATAATGTCCCACGTGGTTTAAGTTACGGACACGTTAAAGAGTCAACGTAAGTTGTCCCGtcacgtgttttttttttgccaaagaTTTATAGTGGAGTAATGGAGTTTATTGGTAGAGCACTAAATGGGCCCATGTTTGTTGGTTTGGGCCGACGTGGAATCGCGTCGGCAATACAGTGATGAATTTATACGACGTCGTTTTGAGTAATGTGTCAAAACCTCTTGAGCAAAGCCTTGTTCTGTGGCAAGACCGACGATATCGCTGTCGTAAAAACTGTTTAATGATAAACAAACATAAATTACTTCAAGTGATTGTCTATACTCTATAGTGTACTAATACGCCTAGCATATTTCgcagatttaaaaattaaaatgttcaAGTTCTAGGATAACAAGATCAACTCAATTGTCATTCCAAACTCAAATCACTAAGGTGAATTCAGCTTAATCTCATAGTTATAACGATTTATCTCTAATTATTCAAATAATCAATTCTCATCAACAACCAAATATattaaagatgtaaataaattaataacgcAATATAAAATTAGGTTTGATATGTTTGCCGTATTACTTCAAGTAATTGTCTAATAATGTATGTATCAGTATGCACAACAAAAATAACATTGTACATGGTGTTGAGTCTTAACCTAATTTGAAAGGTGTATCTAGTCTTATCGATTGATCTTCTTTGTTATCCCAAAACGTGTTGGGCCTAATTATTAAACCTAAGggctcaaataatatatggcaAAATGTGAAAACGAAATGGGCATATGGGTTCTTATAAAAAGCCTTGTTGGCTTTAATGAAATGAAGTTAACAATATCCCACATTGGTTGGTAGAGTTGATtttgaggagtatatatatatgtcttcatgacatgagaggttaaacagctcagaggaagagagagctccccacgcgcgcgccgccgccgtccggctcGGCTCGGGCTCGGGCTCGGGTGGAGGgcctttttggaccaagttaagctcaacgttaAGCTCAACGTTAAGCTCAACGTTCTGCCATTTAATTCCCAAAAAAcgacatgcattttattttaaacaacacgtagttcgtttaaaaacaacacgtTGTCTCTCTTCTTGACGATAAGTTTAAACGAGAAAAGATCTTGCGGAGGAAGTTTCGTAACGCCTCGCCTCTGAGATCCTCGTGAGATTTCCACCAACGTGCGCACGTGCGGCATCAGTTACGGaaagtggctcgtcttctcttctttataAACTCGTCTCCTCCTTCATTTCTCAAAAAGTTTTTACGCAACAAAAAATCACCAAATCCCTCAACGTAAGtctagagagtgtttcgtagaggttatagttcgatagggcgatcacgagtgaggcgtgattcgtctgcaatggttgtatcctgggactctatattcgtacagtcccgtctcactaacggaacgaatattttgagttaaggaaagagatcatatctcgccTCCATGTCTATTTGCGAATACGGTTTCTTATCGTTCTCgtattcgtttttttttctatattcgtctatttccttaacttcgcttttattatatcgtttacatcggtccggttttccggcttttACAATCTTAACTCAAAATCGCTTTATGTTTAAAGCTTTAATCGGGTTGATAAACGATTAATAGAAACGGGTTTTGGaaccgtgtttgcgatttgctttctagcatttccgcgaaacgttttgttcttatctcacaacgatgtttgcgatttgctatacgcttatccgcgaaacgtttctgcctaaatgtgtttgcgatttgccttaaagcacttccgcgaaacgtttctggtttatttcattacgctttgcggattgctttctagcatttTTCGCAAAACGTTGATACATTCTTCAAACGTTATATACATGAATCGTTTCAGTAACCGTTTTCTTAAgcgagtttgtgaaacattctaagtctataaaaatggtttctgcgaacgcttttaagcgagtttgcaaaacgttttttccagacttatatcgatatgatttggttcaaataccaaaaatgaacatcgattttagactattattttctttaaaataatatgttatttgttgaatggagtactaatccgttttttcatgttttctctacagaaaaatgacaaacgataacaacacccccattgaCACCACGGATGTCATTCAGACTCCACTCAACGCTGCAGCAACTGATGCAACTGGCGTGACAACCGCTACGACAAACATCACAGCATCTACCGCTGCAGCAACAACAAGCACTATCCCCTGCGGgaaatgctgctgatgaaaccactcgccgtagcctattggtgctggtctttatcagacgggttcagtatcagcaactgcaagtgctccggtggcagttcaaactcctccggcTGTACCTAGCTtgttcactcaaggactgatgccagacaagtttgatggcaaaggcttcaaaacgtggcagaagaagatgatgttctttctgacaacgatgaaactggacaagttcatccaggaggacaagcccctgattccgtacgggattgatgatgttcacagtcttgcaactgttgacatatgggtgcattccgacttcatctgcaaaggttacattttgggtcgtctcattgacccattgtaccgtgtctactgtgagatccccacggcgaaagagctatggagatcactggacaagaagtacagaggtgaggacgctggctgccagaagtatgtggtctcaaagttccacgacttcaaaatggtg
The window above is part of the Brassica napus cultivar Da-Ae chromosome C8, Da-Ae, whole genome shotgun sequence genome. Proteins encoded here:
- the LOC106412846 gene encoding glutathione S-transferase T3-like, with amino-acid sequence MDPFPLNSPGFVNLLTSQSCPPIDLGRSEVPKAPERRKWSTKEDLVLISAWLNTSKDPIISNEQKVAHFWKRIEEYVNASPLLVGSLPREWSQCKQRWGRVNEQVCKFVGCHEAALKQHASGENENYVMKVAHDIFSNDYNAKFSLEHCWRELRFDQKWRSHSSSRDGAKEKRKEPVEELAGEEEVRPPGVKASKAAKRKKHVNEAAFDQIESILAEKKNISRQKLLDRLLAKNSDTLSDQEMALKNKLISEML
- the LOC111209101 gene encoding uncharacterized protein LOC111209101, which translates into the protein MSSSSSDEADEVFDEFVDEVVDNFIDTVIDGHPNKSKRRAYIERAWEQGHNQLWNDYFNDNLTYPPEMFRRRFRMNKSLFLRIVERISNEVPYFQQRRDAAGRNGLSPLQKCTAAIRMLAYGQSGDTYDEYLRLGDSTTRLCLANFTDAIILLFGDEYLRSPTAEDLQRLLDVGEVRGFLGMIGSIDCMHWEWKNCPTAWKGQFTRGSGKPIIVLEAVTSQDLWIWHAFFSLPGTLNDINVLDRSPVFDDILHGRAPKVKFKVNNHTYRMAYYLTDGIYPNWSTFIQSIPLPQGPKAEKFAQKQESARKDVERAFGVLQSRFAIVKNPALQRDKEKIGKIMRTCVILHNMIVENERHRYAQINTSEFESRESSRSSKVTSRESIQAGDMLGMRREVRDQEKHARLKADLMENIWQKFGDEDE
- the LOC106411699 gene encoding cysteine proteinase inhibitor 4; translated protein: MMKSLVCLSLILLPLIAVVEGNLGGWKKIDNLSDPNVVSLAKYAVDEHNKQSKANLVFVKIVEGKEQVISGKKYDLKIAAKDGGGVTKNYEAVVVERVWAHYRSLESFKAV